The window gttctaacacttccagagggtctagagggttatgccgtgtattgtgatgcatcaggtgtcgggttaggatgtgtcctgatgcaacatgggaaggtaattgcgtatgcttcaaggcagttgaggaagaaTGAGaggaattacccgacccacgacctcgagttagctgtggttgtccatgcacttaagatatggcggcattatttatatggtgttcatgttgatgtatatactgatcataaaagcctacaatatatcttcaagcagaaagagttgaatttgcgacagaggcgatggcttgagttattgaaagattatgatgttaacattctctaccatccagggaaagctaatgttgtagcagatgccttaagtcgccgatctatgggtagcttagcacatgtagagcccaagaaaagacaattagctagagagattcatcaattgtcttcgttgggggttcggttagtagattctgaggatggtggagttgtactccaaaacactacaaaatcatccctcatagcggaagtcaaggaaaggcagtacgaggacccagagttggtcgagctgagagagcgagttccgcagcagaagaagccactgttagagctaaagggagatggggttctcagatataggggtcgtttgtgtgttccagatgtagcagggctacgagacaggattatgtcagaggcacattattcatggtattccatccatcctgggtcgacgaagatgtatcatgacattaaggatgtgtactggtggaatgatatgaagaagaacattgctgagtttgtcgcccaatgtactagttgccagcaagtgaagatagagcaccagaagcctggagggctaatgcagactatagagatcccgacatggaaatgggaggcgataaacatggactttatcacgggtttacctcgttctaatcgtaagttcgattccatatgggtgatagtcgataggctcacgaaatcagctcacttcctaccggtcagatctacatatacagcagaagattatgcaaagttatatattaaggagatagtgcggctacacggagtaccagtttctattatatctgaccgtggagctcagtttacagcacatttttggaggtcatttcagagaggtctagggactcaggtgaatctcagcacagcttttcatccacagactaatggacaagccgagcacacaattcagacgctcgaggatatgttacgagtatgtgtgttggattttaaaagaagttgggatgaacatctacctcttgtcgagtttgcatataataacagttaccactccagtattcagatggctccgtatgaggctttgtatgggcgtaagtgcagatctcctatagggtggtttgatgttggggaatctgggttatatgggccagacctggttcaacaggccatagagaaagtaaagcttatccgggagtgactgttgacagctcagagtcgtcagaagtcatattctgacgtgcggtgacgagacttagagttcaggattaatgactgggtattcttaaaggtatcacctatgaagggcgtgatgaggtttggcaagaaaggcaagcttagcccacggtatattgggccttataggatcattcggagagtaggccaagtagcttatgagttagagttgccctcagaattggagtctgtccatccggtttttcacgtatttatgctacggaagtgcattggcgatcctacccgagtggtgcccatggatgatgtacagattacagagtacttgtcatacgaggaaattccagttgccatcctagaccgacaaatccgcaatctacgaaataaggaggtagcttccgtaaaggttttatggaggagcaagaatatagaagagatgacgtgggaatcggaggaagaaatgaagtctaaatacccccacctatttcaaactgaagatatggctcgagatgggatgctacaacacagctctattcaggctagcaggtcagcaggtaagcttttatttttcacttttagtatttatgatttacggttggtgaggcaaagtgttgctatttataaacattggccatgtgtggcatgcatagtatgttttctggctacgtacaggttggttttaacctagtgtacgaaggatactctggcaaaagtttccaaagtctctaagagtaaacaatcgaggacgaatgtttccaaggggggaatgatgttacaccctatattttcgtacataaaaatgcatcgtaagcaaaataatgtaggaccaaaaatgagataatatttaaaagtatataaattaatttaatcatgttacctctgaggttacaaatattgaagatcatgaacaacaagtacaaagagggttggacgtttcagaagctaaagcaattgaagaaaataatgtttcgtcgaaagtcgacaagttgggaatgttataacatatacctttggggtgagactagggtgcttaacatgataaggagattatgttatgatttatattagtcgtatgacatccgtgtgttatgttttgaagtcaagcgagttgtggaacaaaagtcgatgaaagtcatcacaagttacattcataagttttactgaaactttgggtcaaatgtaactgcaattttctcccaatatacttagagttatggggtgttccacccatcaaattaaagatctatgagtctattttccaacgcattaaaccatttgtcaatacgacatcggagtagagagatatgtgcatttttgcgatactgcgcaagctgctaggtgacaagtaggtgtgtcacctacttgcttaaatgaaagcccaaaaatgggccatttcgggtcgtccaaagaggccttttaagggcctattttcttcatatattagacttaaaatagagcataataaccagacataagctctgcaaagaatcctcccaaaaatttcccacaaaccctaattgattttctctccctttcaagttccaattggaggtaaaacctagagtttgaagaaccaagataagagctgagttatccaacaaataaggtgagtttactgctctctttcatccaatttttcttctgtaaattcatggtaagtcgttctatacttgtaagaactcacgggacggtgatcggaagccgtgagttcgagttattcacttgtagcggactgttttgtggactgttttgtgttgctgttgggctgcgtgttttactactattttgtggagttttggaggaggaagggggtttataaacaccatataaatgtagggtggttggctggtcgttcgtcataacattttcgggtcgtttgacactactacggtggtcgttttgtgtacgaagagattggggtgtgttgggctgttttgtagtatttgatggtgtatatagggctggaaaatgatgtatatatgttgttattgttctgttcttgtattgttggtgttatcttgaatttggaggaagtaaggattataggggagatgctgcccgttttaatacaaaataggtttgtcgttcgttgtgcgatagttgtacctttcgtaacttaacgatagtattattatcattcttgtagattaaggtgcgaagaggtgagttcaacttggtgattggaaatattgtgataaggtatgttaaggctaagccttccttcattttggcatgatctcgtagctacatgtgttagtaatgagacaaaaagagaagttcatattcatgaatttattcacactattctagtctcataagttacaatattattccttatcgagactctatattcaattttagtattgtcttcttccagtcaagagagcagtaagcctatatatacagtattatagtattttcattaccatcgagctataatcgatgggcaggcccctattgggcaacctctgatcagatggaaagttatataccgagcctactgtggccgagcgcctatgagcgagcccagcatggtcgagatacatagcctagtatggccgagcgcctatgagcgagcctactatggcagagcagttatatataccgagccttataaggccgtacaattattttacttactatattgaaggagttgagtcagtatcagcaggtaagtatatctccagatcatctttgactcccagttacttccagttattatattatcagttcagtttcgattttcagttatgttattgccttacatactcggtacattatttcgtactgacgtcccttttccggggatgctgcatttcatgcatgcaggttcagatagacagacgagtagatctcctcagtaggtgtttcccgagttcagcctgatcggtaagctccacatctttcggagttgccaggtctagagttttatgtacatcttatgtatatctgtatatatgttatgggtaggtcggggccctgttccgatcatagtacatctatcagtagaggcttgtagacatatcctgttggttagtgcagtatgttgggtttgtaggcctggtatgtatatttgatggtttgtcagctgtagtagctatgacggccttgtcggcctagctttatattgatgtttagttagcgctagtttccattcagttttatattttgcttcgcaaattgtcttgcaaggtggccccatggccaaagtatgacattatatgttcagagtcccttagtcgtaatttggtacgccaggttaggtgaggcaccgggtgcttgtctcgctcctaagTTCGGGGTGTGACAAATGAGAAACGTCAAGCAACCAGTAGGTTGACTGGGGGAATGATTAGGTCCAAGTTTACTAATCATAAGAGGAAATACATGCCAAAGGATATAATTGATTATGTGAAGTCGGGCTTCGGTGTCGGTGTTAGTTACATGTTGGCGTGGCGCGCTATAGAAAAGACAGTGTATTTCCTGAGGGGTGAACCAGCTGATTCATACAATAAATTACCAGGGTACTTATATACACTGGATATAACTTATCCTGGTTCTCATATTAGAATGGAAAAATTTTCTAAAAATGAGTTCATGTATTTGAATATATCGTTGGATGCTTTTATAAAGGGATTTGATTACTACCGACCCATCATCGTTGTGGATGGCAGCCACCTAAAATCAGCATACACAGGGACATTCGATTCGGCTAGCACGTTGGATGGTGTAGGTTAgtcaattaaaaaatatatatacaagttAGATTAACACAGAAAAtgctaatttaattatttaatacaTCTGTAATGATATTTTTTGTCTGTATGCAATTGTATTTATATGACATATTCCAATAGCATATGGTGTAGTTGATTCAGAGAATGATGCCGCTTGGTTGTGGTTCTTTGAGCAATTTAAGGTAGCTTATGGCGAACGGGAAAAGCTGTGCATTATTTCAGATAGGAATGAAAGCATCATCAGATCTATATCCAGAGTGTATCCTACCGTACCCCTTTTTGCTTGTATATGGCATCTATACAACAATGTATACAAGAAGTTAAAAAAGAGTCATGAGAAGTTAAGCGAGGTATACTTTTCAATGGCAAAAGCATACACCCAAGATGAATTTGATAGTCTAATGGAAAAGGTAGATATTCGGGTGAAAGATTACTTGGAATTAGTTGGATACGATAAGTGGGCTAGGTTGTATGCACCTGTTAATCAAGGATGGTCTATAACATCAAATATTACTGAGTCAATCAATTCGGCACTTGTATAAGCAAGAGAATTGCCAATATATGACTTCCTAGAAGAAGTTAGGAAGATGTTTGAAAGTTGGAATTGAATCAATCGAAAAGAAGCCTCACACACACACAATGCTTGGGAAAAGATATCAAGAGATTCTTACATTGAATGAGGTAATGTCTACACATATGACTGCAAGTTTTTTTATAGTTTGCTATAATTACTTGCATTCACAAAATTAAGATATATGAATACACCATGTACTTATGTCATATACAACTTGTAATATTAACCTACTACCTGCATATATCTTAATAAACCTACTGCTTGTATTCAGTTGTATTTAATTGTTGTATTCAGTGTGTTTCAATATTTGGTTTTCACGGTCGCATTCATTATATTCAATGTTTCAATTATAATGTATTCACTATTTTGAATTCAGtatattcaaatgtatttgtattaataGTATTTATACATGTTATTACTACTGTATTtagtatatttcattggttgtatttATTGTACTTCTATTTGTATTCGgagtattttactatatttcattGTATTTCAAAAAATAAATGTATTCACTGTTTATATTCTATTTACTTCAGTATTTGTATTCAATGTATTTCAAATGTTTATATCATGTATTCATGTATATTGTATGTACTCCATGTATTCATGACAGATACATgttttgtacaaatgtccaaaacTAATATTTCTTCGTTTAATGTAGGTTGTACCATCGATTGAATACTTGCACATGGTGAATGATGAAAGAAGGCATTATACCATTTGCCTCCAAAAGAAAAATTGTAGTTGTGGAAGGTTCCAAGTTGATGTGTTACCATGCCCACATGTTTGGGCTGTCTTAAAAAGCAAGTTTCTAATACCGGATGATTATTGCTCGGACTATTACAAATCAAAGTCTGTTGTAATAACATACGAGGTGCCCGTGTATCCTCTCCCTGATCGAACTGAATGGAATATACCAGCACATATATCAGAGAAAGTTATCTTACCACCCATATGGAAGAGACCTCCTGGAAGGCCAAAGAAGAAGCGTGATAAGTCATTAAGTGAATTGCTTTAGAAGAAGAGTCAACATTCATGTAGTATATGTGGGCAGGGTGGACATAATAAGCGTACTTGTAGAAATGCCCCACGTAGGAATTAGTTGATGTTCTGATTTtaattctgtcacgaccccaatatcCCTCCGTaaaatatcgtgatggcacctagtcttagagactaggtaagcctaatacttactGAATTAAAGGCAAACTCAAGcaacaactattaaatatgaaacatAAACTTATCAAtacaagccaacaatcccaaaaccggtaataTAAGTTATAAGCTCTAACGGATTTACTagaaaaatctctaaatacaattaTTTCGGAATaggaattgtcacgacccaaaatccaactagtcgtgatggaacctaacccaacccgctaggtaagccagttaatcactaaccaattctaataataattaataaagtaattaagtaaagaaattatctgaatctaagaatagagtttctaagaatagagtttacaaagttgaaatgaaataaatacatcgtctgtttgaaaaagtacataaacagaatttttatagatctaaggctaccacgaataaGAGGCAGCTTCAACCGGGACGCAAGTACATTTTCAAATCCAACTCCCATCAAACACAGCAagatcagcagccaacatctgcacgcaaggtgcagaagtgtagtatgagtacaaccaaccccatgtactcaataagtaacaaacctaaccttagggtgaaagtagtgacgagctaacaaaaaggggtcgggtccaacaccaatattccacaacagcatagtacaagtgataaacgagtatctcagaaataaaaggctcagttcgttcacagttccagaaaaataggcatttcttttcaagtatctcagtgaaaacccaaatcttttaccgaaaaaagctaaaatacgagtaagttaaaaaaatgtgatttttcccaaatatcctttcaacaataaataagatgttccaTTTTCCTTTCAGATAGAAAGTGTAAGATGCCCCTCTATGCCCATATGTAaaaaatgtatgagaagtcataaatgacgtgatactatacagcatgaggaaaaatacagctctatgcctatatgtcaagtgtgcatgccaaatgcgatgcaaatcagtgataaagatcatatgcatactctaagagtatcaattcacttcgtcctcccagtcactcagcactaggcactcgcactcagttggTACCTGCGcacactgggggtgtgcagatcccggaggggctcctacagcccaagcgctataatccgcacggacaactcacgtgctacaatatcaatatctggaatcgcacggacaactcacgtgttatagtaatCCAATCtgacccgctgcggcgtgcagcccgatcctaaaatcatcctcacaaccaggccctcggcctcactcagtcatcaatctctccagtctctcgggctcacaatgtcatgatactagcccaaaaacaatgatatgatgcatcaataaataacaacagagactgagatatgatatacatgtgaatgcgtatgactgagtatgtaatgcaatgaaagtaGATTACTCAACAATAGAAAttacctcagtgggtcccaacaagataagcatgtagcctagacatggtttctaacataatcacaactcaataactctagtacgtagagatttcatgatttcaaacaagttcaggtaactacacagtaccacagaaataacggaaatcacagttcacacaatgcacgcccgtcacctagcatgtgcgtcacctcaaaatcaaacacataacacgtatattcagggttcataccctcagctccataATTAtaaaagttacttacctcgaacaagccaatgccaatgccgagcaagccaagtgatGCGTCAAATATGtcatcccgcgcgttccgaccttcgaacggctcgaaactaaccaaaaaaactcaagtacatcaaacaatgctaaaggaaccaatcctgatcgaaaaagatcaaaccTTGAATCCaaaacccaaaatcggccaaaagcccaacccgggctcgcaccttagaagccgacaaaatttacaaaatccaacaacccattcaattacgagtccaaccatactagtttcactcaaatctgactccaattcaatgttcaaaactcaaacattcacattatgaaactttaggccaaaacccccaatttcctctttaaaattcacaatccaattaccaaaaacaaaggtagattcaagaaatataaccaaaaccgaggagagaacacttaccccaacccttgtgatgaaaatttatccaagaattgcctcaatccgagctccatagctcccaaaatgtaaaaatggctgaaaccctcgAAAAAGAGTACTTTATACTTATGCCCAGgcatcctcttacgcgaacgcgggaagtccatcgcgttcgcgatgaacaaaagaACACTGCCACCTAAAGCACTACGCATTCGCGAAAcaccccacgcgaacgcgatgaccactgaagcaaagcttcgcgaacgcgactcaccTTTTGCGATCGCGTTGAAGAATTCTCCAACTCCCAGCTGCCAAACCTCaacaccacgcgaacgcgatCCCCCACACGCGAATACGATGAAGACTTGCCCCaattctacgcgaacgcgtaccAATATTTGCGAACGCAATGAAGAAATGCCACTGCCATCAAAATACGCTACGTGTTCGCGATACATGccacgtgaacgcgatgaaggactgagacaccagaaaccagcagaacaCAGCAGtgaaaacatgaaggaaaatgatccaaaatcaatctgaaacatgcccgagcaccaacaagtcccataacataacacggacctactcgaggcctcaaaacacacgtAACagcatcgaaacgatgaatcacacctcaactcgaaatcaatgaactttgaaacatcaaacttccacaactgatgccgaaacctatcaaatcacgtacgattgacctcacattttgcacacaagtcacattcgacattacggacctgctccaacttttggaatcggaatccgaccccgatatcaaaaagtccactcccggtcaaactttccaaaatttcaattttcgccatttcgagccaaattcaaccacggacctccaaataaaaatCCGGatgcgcttctaagtccaaaatcacccaacggagctaacaggaccatcaaaattccaatccgaggtcaaatgctaaaaagtcaaacttggtcaattctccAAATTAAAGCTTCAATATTGATattcattcttccaattcgatttcgaataacctgaagaTCAAAATCGAAGATTCATATAAGTCATAaggcatcatacggagctactcatgcccgtaaactaccggttgggtcgttacaggaaTAAACAGTACAAAGTAAAATTTCAGAAGGTGACTCAGAGGCCtgctgtcacgacctaaaatccaactagccatgatggcacctaacctcacctgctaggtaagccaaataacaacaacccaatttttaaagatattcaagtgactctaatacactctccaaggactggtagtacaaatcatgagcttctaagattacaATTTACAAAGCGTGTGTGAAAAAACAAATATATGTCATATGTCTGaagtatacatgaacagattaaaaattctaaagctaccatgaacaagaggcaacaatgactggaacacaggtacatcttcaaatccatctctCGCTGTACACAACCACATCAGCATCAaaaaatctacacgcaaggtgcagaagtgtagtatgagtacaaccgacctcatgtactcaataagtaacaagactaacctttgggctgaaagtagtgacgagctcaataggtacagtctagtataaaaagaataacagtacaaaaatgtaagcatgctttcaagttcaacagttaaactcagtacaagtaaaatagatcgattctgaatgatatgagaaatatgacatctctatatctacacgCCAATatacatgttgtatgtgatgcacctcagtggaaacctcgtgtattcaaaatctcaaaatactcaatcactaagtattgtataaggccaatccagcctaggggaagatccatccccaaatataaatgattcggacaagatccatgtccaaggaagatccatccctcaatataaatgattcgtgcaagatccatgcccaggggaagatccatcaccAAATATAAATggttcggacaagatccatgtctagggaagatccatcccttaatataaatgattcgggcaagatccatgcccaggggaagatccatcctcaaatataaatgattcggacaagatccatgtctagggaagacccatccctcaatataaaatcaatcgcgctcactgtggggagtgcagactccggagaggctccttcagcccaagcgctataatagccatatccaggcataaataaataaaacatgttgcggcgtacagcccgatcccataaatatcactcaaaatcttcagtctctcgggctctcaatgacatgaaaatcaactcgacataatgatatgatgtatcaatgaatgacaacagagactaagatatgatatgcaaatgatagatgtgactgactacaaaattacaattcaaacaagtaattcaatagcaataagacctATGTggatcccaaaatatcggcacgtagcctaaacatgatctttaacatgaatctcaactcaatttcctctaacactTGGAgaatatgtggataatgacatgattatttgattatgcaactccacggaatcaattaagtcacaatttctatggtgcacacccacacgcccgtcacctagcatgtgcgtcacctccatacaattcacataatatgtaattcggggatttataccctcagaactaagtttagaagtattatttacctcaaaccgtgtaatgctttattccaatatgcctttgcctcgtgaatcggcctccgtacgcctcgaatctagtcataattaattcaatacagtcaacacaatttataggaattaattccatatgaaaatactaatttttcaacaaaattcgaaattacactcaaaaatcaccAGTGGGTCCATGtatcaaaacccgacaaaagttacaaaatatgaatgcccattcaaccacgactccaaccataccaaattctgacatcaactcgacttccaaatcttaaatcttactttcaaatccctaggcccaattCTCGAATTACAACTCAAAAACACGTAATATAGTcagaatactcaatgataattcaatattattgactaacaatgatcacaagggacttacctcaaattttcccgtgaattctcgttc is drawn from Nicotiana tomentosiformis chromosome 12, ASM39032v3, whole genome shotgun sequence and contains these coding sequences:
- the LOC104106901 gene encoding uncharacterized protein, whose amino-acid sequence is MPKDIIDYVKSGFGVGVSYMLAWRAIEKTVYFLRGEPADSYNKLPGYLYTLDITYPGSHIRMEKFSKNEFMYLNISLDAFIKGFDYYRPIIVVDGSHLKSAYTGTFDSASTLDGVAYGVVDSENDAAWLWFFEQFKVAYGEREKLCIISDRNESIIRSISRVYPTVPLFACIWHLYNNVYKKLKKSHEKLSEVYFSMAKAYTQDEFDSLMEKVDIRVKDYLELVGYDKWARLYAPVNQGWSITSNITESINSALV